One part of the Sphingobacterium sp. LZ7M1 genome encodes these proteins:
- a CDS encoding DUF4197 domain-containing protein — translation MKVTTEIKKRKIPIVRVDKALNKFDDKILFPDKLEKANEMLKKVGLPKQWTTA, via the coding sequence ATGAAAGTAACAACTGAAATAAAGAAACGTAAAATTCCGATTGTTCGGGTGGACAAAGCGTTAAACAAGTTTGACGACAAAATCCTATTCCCAGACAAATTGGAAAAAGCAAATGAAATGCTTAAAAAAGTTGGACTACCTAAACAGTGGACAACTGCATAA